From a region of the Oncorhynchus mykiss isolate Arlee chromosome 32, USDA_OmykA_1.1, whole genome shotgun sequence genome:
- the LOC110488275 gene encoding synaptotagmin-11 — protein sequence MAEITNLRPTYDVSPVLAGFLGAGVLVVSVTVAVFLWTCCQRRYRQMTGSYKLQSGPCDQAVDPPYKFIHMLKGISIYPETLSNKKIVRVGRRPGSSRNGSGSGVEWGRNGERGRGGGGRVMLVDVDPETGLLNSSTNLQMSHLLPPAGQPRLEKALPIRSDYCCLESSSRVNSSSSSCDASKTASPFTPCQGEGNTMPPAALGTLSLVVDYNFPKKALVVTIVGAHGLPAVDEQAGSSDPYVKMTILPEKKHRVKTRVLRKTLEPVFDETFTFYGVAYSALPDLTLHFLVLSFDRFARDDVIGEAAVPLAGVDPSTGRVHITQQISKRHIQCVSRGELLVSLSYQPVTHRLNVVVLKAKHLPKMDITGLSGNPYVKVNVFYGCKRIAKKKTHVKKCTLNPVFNESFIYDVPAELLADISVEFLVVDFDRTTKNEVVGRLVLGGQSLMHTGVTHWREVCDNPRRQIAKWHNLGEY from the exons ATGGCTGAGATAACCAATTTAAGACCAACATATG ACGTGTCCCCGGTGCTGGCGGGCTTCCTGGGCGCCGGGGTCCTGGTGGTCTCAGTCACGGTGGCCGTCTTCCTCTGGACCTGCTGCCAGCGTCGCTACCGTCAGATGACGGGCAGCTACAAGCTCCAATCAGGACCCTGCGACCAGGCCGTGGATCCGCCCTACAAGTTCATCCACATGCTCAAGGGAATCAGCATCTACCCGGAGACACTTAGTAACAAGAAGATAGTCCGTGTGGGTCGACGCCCGGGCTCCTCGCGAAATGGCAGCGGATCTGGCGTCGAGTGGGGTCGTAATGGTGagcgaggaagagggggaggaggaagggtgaTGCTAGTGGACGTCGACCCAGAAACGGGCCTGCTCAACAGCTCCACCAACCTGCAGATGAGCCACCTACTTCCCCCTGCTGGACAGCCTAGGTTAGAGAAGGCGCTGCCCATCCGCTCCGACTACTGCTGCCTGGAGAGCAGCTCCAGggttaacagcagcagcagtagctgtGACGCCAGCAAGACAGCCTCGCCCTTTACCCCGTGTCAGGGGGAGGGCAACACCATGCCGCCCGCTGCCCTAGGTACCCTCAGCCTGGTCGTGGACTACAACTTCCCCAAGAAGGCTCTGGTGGTGACCATTGTTGGCGCCCATGGTCTGCCCGCCGTGGACGAGCAGGCAGGTAGCTCGGACCCCTACGTGAAGATGACCATACTGCCAGAAAAGAAGCACCGGGTCAAG ACCCGCGTTCTGAGGAAGACCCTGGAGCCAGTATTTGACGAGACGTTTACGTTCTACGGCGTGGCCTACAGCGCACTGCCTGACCTCACGCTGCACTTCCTGGTGCTTAGCTTTGACCGCTTTGCCCGTGATGATGTCATCGGGGAGGCGGCGGTACCCCTGGCAGGGGTGGACCCCAGCACCGGACGAGTCCACATCACCCAACAGATCAGCAAGAGACACATCCAg tgtgtgagCCGTGGGGAGCTACTGGTGTCTCTGTCCTACCAGCCTGTCACTCACAGGCTCAATGTGGTGGTGCTGAAGGCCAAGCACCTGCCCAAGATGGACATCACTGGCCTATCAGGCA ACCCCTATGTGAAGGTGAACGTGTTCTACGGCTGCAAGCGCATTGCCAAGAAGAAGACGCACGTGAAGAAGTGCACCCTCAACCCCGTTTTCAACGAGTCATTCATCTACGATGTACCCGCCGAGCTGCTGGCCGACATCTCCGTGGAGTTCCTGGTGGTCGACTTCGACCGTACCACCAAGAATGAAGTGGTGGGCCGCCTGGTGCTAGGCGGCCAGAGCCTCATGCACACTGGGGTCACCCACTGGAGAGAGGTCTGCGACAACCCCCGCCGGCAGATTGCCAAGTGGCACAACCTGGGCGAGTATTAG